A window from Megalops cyprinoides isolate fMegCyp1 chromosome 8, fMegCyp1.pri, whole genome shotgun sequence encodes these proteins:
- the cpeb1a gene encoding cytoplasmic polyadenylation element-binding protein 1a isoform X1 — protein sequence MAAAPGSVADQQDSGKAAAGSRMLFPSSRQESPRAPSDVNDLGLGLQSLYLSGLDRSWNSPLTETSVPASPSMWGRTGYPLGSFQGKPLGFPTLEPMGTPEFPDKFPARANAQPESHPLLDSRSGSPVDSETSGFSSSSDHLCDLLYSLRVSPPVPFMMPNMPKDAMKLGPRLEQDSMPFTPSPGGGFSNTLLKPKPGASLPLGSLLDSPDSSFSIERDAQLHKQAAAMTNPTLTWSGPLPPKNHKNPLYSCKVFLGGVPWDITEAGLITTFSAYGNLSVEWPGKEDKHPRCPPRGYAYLVFESEKSVRGLLQACTQDLFPHDDYCEYYFKMSSRRMRCKDVQVIPWVISDSNYMPVPSHRLDPNKTVFVGALHGMMTAEVLAGVMDDLFGGVVYAGIDTDKHKYPIGSGRVTFNSQRSYLMAVKAAFVEIKTPKFSKKVQIDPYLEDSMCQMCKLQPGPFFCREQACFKYYCRHCWHWQHSSDVLSHHRPLMRNQRSRDSC from the exons ATGGCAGCCGCACCAGGCTCAGTCGCAG ACCAGCAGGATTCGGGCAAGGCTGCAGCCGGTAGCAGGATGCTTTTCCCTAGCAGCAGGCAGGAGTCTCCCAGGGCCCCGTCTGATGTGAACGACCTAGGTCTTGGCCTCCAGTCCCTTTACCTGTCTGGGCTGGACCGGAGCTGGAACAGCCCACTCACTGAGACCTCTGTCCCGGCAAGCCCCTCCA TGTGGGGTAGGACTGGCTACCCCCTGGGCAGCTTTCAAGGCAAGCCTCTTGGTTTCCCCACCCTTGAGCCTATGGGCACCCCTGAGTTTCCGGACAAGTTCCCCGCCCGCGCAAACGCCCAACCAGAGTCGCACCCGCTCCTGGACTCCCGCTCCGGCAGCCCCGTGGACTCTGAGACCAGCGGCTTCAGCTCGAGCTCCGACCACCTCTGTGACCTGCTG TATTCCCTGAGGGTCTCTCCCCCAGTGCCTTTCATGATGCCTAACATGCCCAAGGATGCCATGAAGCTGGGGCCGCGTCTGGAGCAGGACAGCATGCCCTTCACCCCCTCTCCCGGTGGCGGCTTCTCAAATACCCTGCTCAAGCCCAAGCCGGGGGCCTCCTTACCCTTGGGCAGCCTCCTGGATAGCCCTGACAGCTCCTTCAGCATTGAGAGGGATGCTCAGCTGCATAAACAAGCTGCTG CTATGACCAACCCCACCCTCACCTGGAGTGGGCCGCTGCCCCCAAAAAACCACAAGAATCCACTGTACTCCTGCAAGGTGTTCCTCGGCGGAGTCCCCTGGGACATAACTGAAG ctggcTTGATTACCACTTTCAGTGCGTATGGCAATCTCAGTGTGGAGTGGCCGGGTAAGGAAGATAAGCACCCACGGTGCCCTCCCAGAG GGTACGCGTACCTGGTATTTGAGTCCGAGAAGTCGGTGCGTGGACTGCTTCAGGCATGCACTCAGGACCTGTTCCCCCATGATGACTACTGCGAGTATTACTTCAAGATGTCCAGCCGAAGGATGCGCTGCAAGGAC gtcCAGGTGATTCCCTGGGTGATCTCGGACAGCAACTATATGCCCGTCCCCTCCCATCGCCTGGACCCCAACAAGACTGTGTTTGTGGGCGCTCTGCACGGCATGATGACCGCAGAGGTTCTGGCCGGCGTCATGGACGACCTGTTCGGAGGAGTGGTGTATGCCGGGATCGACACGGACAAGCACAAATATCCAATCG GGTCTGGGCGTGTCACCTTTAACAGCCAGCGCAGCTATCTGATGGCTGTGAAGGCAGCATTTGTGGAAATCAAAACCCCCAAGTTTTCTAAGAAG gtcCAGATTGACCCTTATCTGGAGGACTCCATGTGCCAAATGTGCAAACTTCAACCTGGGCCATTCTTCTGCAGAGAACAG GCTTGCTTCAAGTACTACTGCCGCCATTGCTGGCATTGGCAGCACTCCTCGGACGTCCTGTCCCACCACCGCCCGCTAATGCGGAATCAGAGGAGCCGGGACTCCTGCTAA
- the sv2 gene encoding synaptic vesicle glycoprotein 2C produces the protein MSRRILEEGLGDSVQEPLLTTCVDSDTEGEVVFERTQAYTGEKNEQIKSSYEEAVEEAGFGCFHGLLLVVCGWANASDAVEILCVSFLLPTARCDLQLSSADMGLLTASIFLGMMIGGYVWGYLADRKGRRKVLVVSLTVNGLFGALASLAPGFGLFLLLRFISGLGVGGSIPVIFSYFSEFQPCARRGAMISALATFWMAGNILAAGLAWLVIPTTRFQLGSLDIQSWRLFVVLCSVPSLSSALIFCLAMPESPRFLMEAGQELEALKVFRKMFALNQRGISRSFPILGLRTSGCEKKEEAVRSLQSHRLVHAIKKGLDPIRQLFTKPLTTRSIVLFIIFYCISFGYYGLWMWFPELFKRTEDGGSPCANVSRPSNPQAPENESCSSVKTAVYMEGFVTAASNLPGNIFTILLMDIVGGKILLSCSLLVSGVSVFFIWMVKTKAQSLVMSCVFSAVSVASWNALDVVSTELYPTQLRSSALGFFTGVGRVAAIMGNVVFGQLVDSNCAVPVLLVSVLLFTGGLAALRLPHTKRTELT, from the exons ATGTCTAGGCGTATTTTAGAAGAAGGGCTCGGCGATTCAGTCCAAGAGCCGCTACTCACCACTTGTGTGGACTCCGACACAGAAG GTGAGGTTGTTTTTGAGCGGACACAAGCATATACTGGTGAaaagaatgaacaaataaaatcgTCTTATGAAGAGGCAGTTGAAGAAGCAG GTTTTGGTTGTTTCCATGGCCTTCTGTTGGTGGTCTGTGGCTGGGCCAATGCCAGCGATGCAGTGGAgatcctgtgtgtgtccttccTGTTGCCTACGGCTCGGTGCGATCTGCAGCTCAGCTCTGCTGACATGGGGCTGCTTACTGCCAGCATTTTCCTAG GAATGATGATTGGCGGGTACGTGTGGGGTTACCTTGCTGACAGGAAGGGGCGACGAAAAGTCTTGGTGGTCTCCCTGACAGTGAACGGCCTGTTTGGGGCGCTAGCGAGCCTTGCACCCGGATTTggcctcttcctgctgctgagGTTCATCAGCGGTTTGGG GGTAGGCGGCTCCATCCCTGTCATCTTCTCCTACTTCTCAGAGTTCCAGCCATGTGCCAGGAGAGGTGCCATGATCAGTGCTCTGGCCACATTCTGGATGGCTGGAAATATCCTAGCTGCGG GATTGGCCTGGCTGGTAATTCCTACCACCCGGTTCCAGCTCGGTTCCCTGGACATCCAGAGCTGGAGGCTGTTTGTGgttctctgctctgtccccaGCCTCTCCTCGGCCCTCATCTTCTGCCTGGCCATGCCAGAGAGCCCCAGATTCCTCATGGAG GCTGGACAGGAATTAGAGGCGCTGAAAGTGTTCAGGAAGATGTTTGCACTCAACCAGAGAGGCATTTCCAGGTCTTTTCCA ATATTGGGACTTCGCACTTCTGGCTGTGAGAAGAAGGAAGAGGCAGTCAGGAGTTTGCAATCGCACCGCCTGGTGCACGCTATCAAAAAG GGTCTGGACCCTATCCGACAACTTTTCACCAAGCCTCTGACCACAAGAAGTATCGTCCTCTTCATCATATTCTACTGCATATCATTCGG GTATTATGGTCTGTGGATGTGGTTCCCAGAGCTCTTTAAAAGGACGGAGGATGGAGGATCCCCATGTGCCAACGTGTCCCGCCCCTCCAACCCCCAAGCCCCCGAGAACGAGAGCTGCTCCTCTGTCAAAACCGCAG TTTACATGGAGGGCTTTGTCACTGCTGCCTCCAACTTACCTGGAAATATCTTTACTATCCTGCTGATGGACATCGTCGGAGGAAAGATACTGCTTT catgcagtctGCTAGTGTCGGGTGTCAGTGTGTTCTTTATCTGGATGGTGAAGACTAAAGCACAGAGTCTGGTCATGTCCTGCGTGTTCAGTGCGGTCTCTGTTGCCTCCTGGAACGCCCTGGACGTGGTCAGCACTGAGCTCTACCCCACCCAGCTACG GTCCTCTGCTTTGGGGTTCTTCACCGGCGTGGGTAGAGTTGCAGCCATCATGGGTAATGTAGTCTTCGGTCAGCTGGTGGACTCTAACTGTGCTGTGCCAGTGCTGTTGgtatctgtgctgctgttcaccGGGGGTCTGGCTGCACTCCGACTGCCCCACACCAAGCGGACAGAGCTGACCTGA
- the cpeb1a gene encoding cytoplasmic polyadenylation element-binding protein 1a isoform X2, with amino-acid sequence MAAAPGSVADQQDSGKAAAGSRMLFPSSRQESPRAPSDVNDLGLGLQSLYLSGLDRSWNSPLTETSVPASPSMWGRTGYPLGSFQGKPLGFPTLEPMGTPEFPDKFPARANAQPESHPLLDSRSGSPVDSETSGFSSSSDHLCDLLYSLRVSPPVPFMMPNMPKDAMKLGPRLEQDSMPFTPSPGGGFSNTLLKPKPGASLPLGSLLDSPDSSFSIERDAQLHKQAAAMTNPTLTWSGPLPPKNHKNPLYSCKVFLGGVPWDITEAGLITTFSAYGNLSVEWPGKEDKHPRCPPRGNVPKGSEAGYAYLVFESEKSVRGLLQACTQDLFPHDDYCEYYFKMSSRRMRCKDVQVIPWVISDSNYMPVPSHRLDPNKTVFVGALHGMMTAEVLAGVMDDLFGGVVYAGIDTDKHKYPIGSGRVTFNSQRSYLMAVKAAFVEIKTPKFSKKVQIDPYLEDSMCQMCKLQPGPFFCREQACFKYYCRHCWHWQHSSDVLSHHRPLMRNQRSRDSC; translated from the exons ATGGCAGCCGCACCAGGCTCAGTCGCAG ACCAGCAGGATTCGGGCAAGGCTGCAGCCGGTAGCAGGATGCTTTTCCCTAGCAGCAGGCAGGAGTCTCCCAGGGCCCCGTCTGATGTGAACGACCTAGGTCTTGGCCTCCAGTCCCTTTACCTGTCTGGGCTGGACCGGAGCTGGAACAGCCCACTCACTGAGACCTCTGTCCCGGCAAGCCCCTCCA TGTGGGGTAGGACTGGCTACCCCCTGGGCAGCTTTCAAGGCAAGCCTCTTGGTTTCCCCACCCTTGAGCCTATGGGCACCCCTGAGTTTCCGGACAAGTTCCCCGCCCGCGCAAACGCCCAACCAGAGTCGCACCCGCTCCTGGACTCCCGCTCCGGCAGCCCCGTGGACTCTGAGACCAGCGGCTTCAGCTCGAGCTCCGACCACCTCTGTGACCTGCTG TATTCCCTGAGGGTCTCTCCCCCAGTGCCTTTCATGATGCCTAACATGCCCAAGGATGCCATGAAGCTGGGGCCGCGTCTGGAGCAGGACAGCATGCCCTTCACCCCCTCTCCCGGTGGCGGCTTCTCAAATACCCTGCTCAAGCCCAAGCCGGGGGCCTCCTTACCCTTGGGCAGCCTCCTGGATAGCCCTGACAGCTCCTTCAGCATTGAGAGGGATGCTCAGCTGCATAAACAAGCTGCTG CTATGACCAACCCCACCCTCACCTGGAGTGGGCCGCTGCCCCCAAAAAACCACAAGAATCCACTGTACTCCTGCAAGGTGTTCCTCGGCGGAGTCCCCTGGGACATAACTGAAG ctggcTTGATTACCACTTTCAGTGCGTATGGCAATCTCAGTGTGGAGTGGCCGGGTAAGGAAGATAAGCACCCACGGTGCCCTCCCAGAGGTAATGTGCCCAAAGGTTCAGAAGCGG GGTACGCGTACCTGGTATTTGAGTCCGAGAAGTCGGTGCGTGGACTGCTTCAGGCATGCACTCAGGACCTGTTCCCCCATGATGACTACTGCGAGTATTACTTCAAGATGTCCAGCCGAAGGATGCGCTGCAAGGAC gtcCAGGTGATTCCCTGGGTGATCTCGGACAGCAACTATATGCCCGTCCCCTCCCATCGCCTGGACCCCAACAAGACTGTGTTTGTGGGCGCTCTGCACGGCATGATGACCGCAGAGGTTCTGGCCGGCGTCATGGACGACCTGTTCGGAGGAGTGGTGTATGCCGGGATCGACACGGACAAGCACAAATATCCAATCG GGTCTGGGCGTGTCACCTTTAACAGCCAGCGCAGCTATCTGATGGCTGTGAAGGCAGCATTTGTGGAAATCAAAACCCCCAAGTTTTCTAAGAAG gtcCAGATTGACCCTTATCTGGAGGACTCCATGTGCCAAATGTGCAAACTTCAACCTGGGCCATTCTTCTGCAGAGAACAG GCTTGCTTCAAGTACTACTGCCGCCATTGCTGGCATTGGCAGCACTCCTCGGACGTCCTGTCCCACCACCGCCCGCTAATGCGGAATCAGAGGAGCCGGGACTCCTGCTAA